A part of Parvimonas micra genomic DNA contains:
- a CDS encoding aminoacyl-histidine dipeptidase, giving the protein MLENLKPERVFYYFEELTKIPRESGNEKAVSDYLYSVGKSLGLETIQDESNNIVIRKPAYKGYENHEPIVIQGHMDMVAEKADGVEHNFLVDPIPVIVDGDWVKTKGTTLGADDGIAVAMGLAILEDKEAKHPALELLVTTDEERTMAGARAVKRELLNGRKLLNIDAEEEGVLLSGCSGGHNIVGTLKVKYEKSDMKNTFVLFVNNMLGGHSGMEIHQQRGNSLKFALRAMDMIKEIADYRLVSIEGGTKHNAIPRDAKVIFTSNADEFNIDFSRLISEYPLDKDMRVSIEKVENVKEVLCKGCQEKIENVVRNIPHGVYSMMEEYPSIVECSDNFAIIKFDGNFVKFTVSLRSSNPKTFEEYTDMVKKVYEENGVRYTLEDYYKPWEFAKVSQLRDTALEVYKKLTGKEMKVEVVHAALEPAVFVDTFPDMEMISIGPTMKDVHSPAERLNILSTQRTFEFVKELLKSL; this is encoded by the coding sequence ATGTTAGAAAATTTAAAACCTGAAAGAGTTTTTTATTATTTTGAAGAGCTTACAAAGATTCCAAGAGAATCAGGAAATGAAAAGGCAGTCAGCGATTATTTATACAGCGTTGGAAAGTCTTTAGGACTAGAAACTATTCAAGACGAAAGCAACAATATTGTTATAAGAAAACCTGCATATAAAGGTTATGAAAATCATGAACCTATTGTTATTCAGGGGCATATGGATATGGTTGCAGAAAAGGCTGACGGAGTTGAACATAATTTTCTAGTTGATCCAATTCCTGTTATTGTTGATGGTGATTGGGTTAAGACTAAAGGAACAACACTTGGAGCAGATGATGGAATTGCAGTTGCTATGGGACTTGCTATTTTAGAAGATAAAGAAGCTAAACATCCTGCACTTGAATTGTTAGTAACTACTGATGAAGAGAGAACAATGGCAGGAGCAAGAGCTGTAAAGAGAGAGCTTTTAAATGGAAGAAAACTTTTAAATATTGATGCCGAAGAAGAAGGAGTGCTTTTATCAGGCTGTTCAGGTGGACACAATATTGTAGGAACTTTGAAGGTTAAATATGAAAAAAGTGATATGAAAAATACTTTTGTTTTATTTGTAAATAATATGCTTGGAGGCCACTCCGGAATGGAAATTCATCAACAAAGAGGAAATTCTTTGAAATTTGCTCTAAGAGCAATGGATATGATAAAAGAAATTGCTGATTATAGATTGGTTAGTATTGAAGGCGGAACTAAACATAATGCTATTCCTAGAGATGCAAAAGTTATTTTTACAAGTAATGCTGATGAATTTAATATTGATTTTTCTAGATTAATTAGCGAATATCCTCTTGATAAAGATATGAGAGTTTCCATAGAAAAAGTAGAAAATGTAAAAGAAGTTTTATGTAAGGGTTGCCAAGAAAAAATAGAAAATGTAGTTAGAAATATTCCTCATGGAGTATACTCAATGATGGAAGAATATCCTTCAATAGTTGAATGTTCAGACAATTTCGCAATAATAAAATTTGATGGAAATTTTGTTAAATTTACTGTTTCACTCAGAAGTTCAAACCCTAAAACTTTTGAAGAATATACAGATATGGTAAAAAAAGTTTATGAAGAAAATGGTGTTAGATATACTTTAGAAGATTATTATAAACCATGGGAATTTGCAAAAGTTTCACAGTTGAGAGATACTGCATTGGAAGTTTATAAGAAGTTGACAGGGAAAGAAATGAAAGTGGAAGTTGTTCACGCAGCTTTAGAACCGGCTGTTTTCGTCGATACATTCCCTGATATGGAAATGATATCAATAGGACCTACAATGAAAGATGTTCATAGTCCTGCTGAAAGATTGAATATTCTCTCAACACAAAGAACTTTTGAATTTGTAAAAGAATTATTAAAAAGTCTTTAA
- a CDS encoding methyltransferase domain-containing protein: MKCCNNKKVIDNLYKNIAVKDRLSESEDSREIEKKIALSLGYTLEDLDNEANLGLGCGNPIENANLKSGEIVLDLGCGKGIDVFKACKIVGKEGLVIGVDRLSEMVERANYIRGKKGFLNTDFRVSDIDNLKVESDFVDCVISNCVINLCEDKEKVYSEIFRVLKAGGRISISDIVQFNELPSWVKDESIFYAT; this comes from the coding sequence ATGAAATGTTGTAACAATAAAAAAGTGATAGATAATTTATATAAAAATATTGCTGTTAAAGATAGATTAAGTGAAAGTGAAGATAGTAGGGAAATTGAAAAGAAAATTGCTCTAAGTTTAGGATACACTTTAGAAGACTTGGATAATGAAGCAAATCTAGGTTTAGGTTGTGGAAATCCAATTGAAAATGCAAATTTAAAATCCGGAGAAATAGTCTTAGATTTAGGCTGTGGCAAAGGAATAGATGTTTTTAAAGCCTGTAAAATCGTTGGGAAGGAAGGACTTGTGATTGGTGTTGATAGACTTTCAGAGATGGTTGAAAGGGCAAATTATATAAGAGGGAAAAAGGGATTTTTAAATACAGATTTTAGAGTTTCAGATATAGATAATCTTAAAGTTGAGAGCGATTTTGTTGATTGTGTAATTTCAAATTGTGTTATAAACTTATGTGAAGATAAGGAAAAGGTGTATTCTGAAATTTTTAGAGTTTTAAAAGCTGGAGGAAGAATTTCAATTTCGGATATTGTTCAGTTTAATGAATTGCCATCGTGGGTTAAAGATGAATCGATTTTTTATGCTACTTGA
- a CDS encoding DUF1858 domain-containing protein → MKITKDMLIGDIIQIHPDAVEILFNFGLSCVGCPASQMETLEEATMVHGLNLDLLLDVLNENNTSV, encoded by the coding sequence ATGAAAATAACAAAAGATATGCTAATCGGAGACATTATCCAAATTCATCCGGATGCTGTTGAAATTCTATTTAATTTTGGACTTTCTTGTGTTGGTTGTCCTGCAAGTCAAATGGAGACTCTCGAAGAAGCTACTATGGTTCATGGACTTAATTTAGATTTACTTCTTGATGTCTTAAATGAAAATAACACTTCAGTTTAG
- a CDS encoding MFS transporter, whose product MYKLYSSIFMIILTFIIIYFISKKYDLDKNQKIIFWLFVLFWSGITVVRAYRKLYAISPMEEGGLGFSVILAAQITSAYGLISCFIRLPIFILSDIFNRKKIFIQIALFVLTLASLMVVLKPSYNTLYFSSIAMGICASMLAVFNVLFSETFSKEKAAISASILSIAPLLAEFIAAPIQYLSTYGTYKNFKLLWALSASISIVAFVLTFFVRDVSYSAKRFSFEKVKKVFEFKGYLYICLIAILVSFIKFSTSGANMIAYAKVNLNMPPIFLAYIDVLFAFPQLIASVLAGTYFANKIGIEKTLVLGLGSNLVFYIIILLTNSYLPAFLGYVFNGFGYGIAYTCLISMAMQYFEKEDRNVSMGIFQLFFAMGVYFGDRVYLWISKLIPNGLLGFEQNKSIYLIVVGITLVSILMAQFKIKEDI is encoded by the coding sequence ATGTATAAACTTTATTCATCAATTTTTATGATTATTTTAACTTTTATAATTATATATTTTATTTCTAAAAAATATGATTTGGATAAAAATCAAAAGATTATATTTTGGTTATTTGTTCTTTTTTGGAGTGGGATAACAGTTGTAAGAGCTTACAGGAAACTCTATGCTATAAGTCCTATGGAAGAAGGAGGGCTTGGCTTTTCAGTTATTTTAGCTGCGCAGATAACTTCAGCATACGGGCTTATAAGTTGTTTTATAAGATTGCCTATTTTTATATTGAGCGATATTTTTAATAGAAAAAAAATATTTATTCAAATTGCACTTTTTGTTTTGACATTGGCATCATTGATGGTAGTTTTAAAGCCAAGTTATAATACTCTTTATTTTTCATCAATAGCTATGGGAATATGTGCTTCGATGCTTGCGGTGTTTAATGTTTTATTTTCAGAGACTTTTTCTAAAGAAAAAGCTGCAATTTCAGCATCTATTTTATCAATAGCACCGCTTCTTGCAGAATTTATAGCAGCTCCTATACAGTATTTATCAACTTATGGTACATATAAGAATTTTAAATTGCTTTGGGCACTTTCTGCGAGCATTTCAATTGTAGCATTTGTTTTGACTTTTTTTGTCAGAGATGTTTCTTATTCTGCAAAGAGATTTAGCTTTGAAAAAGTTAAAAAAGTTTTTGAATTTAAAGGATATTTATACATTTGTTTGATTGCAATTTTAGTTTCATTCATAAAGTTTTCAACATCGGGTGCAAATATGATTGCATACGCGAAAGTTAATTTAAATATGCCTCCGATTTTTTTGGCATATATCGATGTTTTGTTTGCTTTTCCACAACTTATTGCAAGTGTACTCGCAGGAACTTATTTTGCAAATAAAATTGGAATTGAAAAAACTTTAGTTTTAGGACTGGGTTCAAATTTAGTTTTTTATATAATAATTTTATTAACTAACTCTTATCTTCCTGCATTTTTGGGATATGTATTTAACGGTTTTGGATATGGAATTGCTTATACTTGTTTGATTTCAATGGCTATGCAATATTTTGAAAAGGAAGATAGAAATGTGAGTATGGGAATATTTCAATTATTTTTCGCTATGGGAGTATATTTTGGAGACAGAGTTTATCTTTGGATTTCAAAGTTAATACCAAATGGACTTTTGGGCTTTGAACAAAATAAATCAATTTACCTAATTGTAGTTGGAATAACATTAGTAAGTATATTAATGGCACAATTTAAAATAAAAGAAGATATTTAA
- the mnmA gene encoding tRNA 2-thiouridine(34) synthase MnmA, with translation MNKRVILGMSGGVDSCVACHLLLKEGYEVIGVTMNLVPKGHLYDEEKGCCSLSSVMDAKIVAEAMGVKHYTMSFREEFDRKVIENFVREYSLGYTPNPCVACNKYIKFNSFVDKIRPLKADFISTGHYAKVEFDKNYNRYLLKRAKDSKKDQTYFLYNTSQEVLSKTLFPLADLEKEKVRQIAKDENILTYSKKDSEEICFVQNRDHGLFIKQRNPELIKEGYFVDENGNKLGKHKGIVYYTVGQRKGLGIALGKRVFVSKINAIDNTVTLSDEDALYKNKIRIREENFIPFDALEKPLEVSVKVRHGQSETKGLLFYKNNDLFVEFEKQVRAPNKGQSAVFYLDDIVVGGGIIDEVY, from the coding sequence TTGAATAAAAGAGTAATTTTAGGAATGAGTGGCGGGGTCGACAGTTGTGTTGCCTGCCATTTGTTATTGAAAGAAGGATATGAAGTAATTGGAGTTACTATGAATTTAGTTCCTAAAGGACATCTGTATGATGAAGAAAAGGGCTGTTGTTCTTTATCTTCTGTTATGGATGCAAAAATCGTTGCAGAAGCAATGGGAGTAAAGCATTATACAATGAGCTTTAGGGAAGAATTTGATAGAAAAGTAATTGAAAATTTTGTTAGAGAATATTCTTTAGGTTATACACCAAATCCTTGTGTTGCTTGTAATAAATATATAAAATTTAATAGCTTTGTAGATAAAATAAGACCTTTAAAAGCGGATTTTATTTCTACAGGACATTATGCAAAAGTTGAATTTGATAAAAATTATAATAGATATTTGTTAAAAAGGGCAAAAGATTCTAAAAAAGATCAAACTTATTTCTTATATAATACAAGTCAAGAAGTTTTGTCAAAGACTTTATTTCCACTTGCAGATTTAGAAAAGGAAAAAGTAAGACAAATTGCTAAAGATGAAAATATTTTGACTTATTCAAAAAAAGATAGTGAAGAAATTTGTTTTGTTCAAAATAGAGATCATGGTCTTTTTATTAAACAAAGGAATCCCGAATTGATAAAAGAAGGATATTTTGTTGATGAAAATGGAAATAAACTTGGGAAACATAAAGGTATAGTTTACTATACTGTTGGTCAAAGAAAAGGTCTTGGAATTGCACTGGGTAAAAGAGTATTTGTATCTAAGATAAATGCAATAGATAATACTGTTACATTATCAGATGAAGATGCTCTTTATAAAAATAAAATAAGAATAAGAGAAGAGAACTTTATCCCTTTTGATGCTCTAGAAAAACCATTGGAAGTTAGCGTAAAAGTAAGACATGGACAAAGTGAAACTAAGGGACTATTATTCTATAAAAATAATGATTTATTTGTTGAATTTGAAAAACAGGTAAGAGCACCAAATAAGGGGCAATCAGCTGTGTTTTATTTGGATGACATTGTAGTTGGTGGAGGAATAATAGACGAAGTATATTAA
- a CDS encoding glutaredoxin domain-containing protein — protein MVKKKVVFGSSMCPDCIVMKEALDERGVKYLYLDITENLANLKKFLKFRENPAFDFAKEKGSIGIPAMVVNDGEKILFSIEEFDEYNK, from the coding sequence ATGGTTAAGAAAAAAGTTGTTTTTGGTTCAAGTATGTGCCCTGATTGTATAGTTATGAAGGAGGCACTTGATGAAAGAGGAGTTAAGTATTTGTATTTAGACATTACTGAAAATTTAGCAAATCTTAAAAAATTTTTAAAATTTAGAGAAAATCCTGCTTTTGATTTTGCAAAAGAAAAAGGCTCAATAGGAATTCCTGCAATGGTTGTAAATGATGGGGAAAAAATACTTTTCAGCATAGAAGAATTTGATGAATATAATAAATAG
- a CDS encoding DegV family protein, giving the protein MKDRLIVADSCCDLTEEMKSKLDIELVPLTLQLDDVDYLDDENLDVDKYIEAMRNASSIKTAAPSPKLFMDKFEEAKEVFCVTLSGKLSATYSNACLAKTMVLEKGERLIHVFDTKSAASGETLVALKIQECIDKKMTFQEIVDNVTKYISEMNIFFVLESLDNLIKNGRISKLKAMIASAFSIKPVMQGVNGEIDIYKKVRGLKKAYSELIDAIAENSSNIEEKILVITHCNCLERAKEIKNKIVERYNFKDILIVSARGLSSTYENEGGIIISY; this is encoded by the coding sequence ATGAAAGATAGATTGATAGTTGCTGATAGTTGTTGTGATTTAACAGAGGAGATGAAAAGCAAACTAGATATCGAATTAGTTCCTTTGACATTACAACTAGATGATGTTGATTATTTAGATGATGAAAATTTAGATGTAGATAAATATATAGAAGCGATGAGAAATGCAAGTTCTATAAAAACAGCTGCACCATCTCCTAAACTTTTTATGGATAAGTTTGAAGAAGCGAAAGAAGTTTTTTGTGTAACTTTATCCGGAAAATTAAGTGCAACATATTCTAATGCATGTTTAGCAAAGACAATGGTACTTGAAAAGGGAGAAAGATTAATTCATGTTTTTGATACTAAGTCTGCTGCCTCTGGAGAAACTTTAGTTGCGTTGAAAATTCAAGAATGTATAGATAAAAAAATGACGTTCCAAGAAATTGTTGATAATGTAACAAAATACATTTCAGAAATGAATATATTTTTTGTTTTGGAAAGTCTTGATAATTTAATAAAAAATGGAAGAATTTCTAAATTAAAAGCTATGATTGCTTCTGCTTTTTCTATAAAGCCTGTTATGCAAGGTGTTAATGGTGAAATAGATATTTATAAGAAAGTTAGAGGCTTAAAAAAAGCATATAGTGAATTAATTGATGCAATAGCTGAAAATAGTTCAAATATTGAAGAAAAAATATTGGTAATAACTCATTGTAATTGTTTGGAAAGAGCAAAAGAAATAAAGAATAAAATAGTTGAAAGATACAATTTTAAGGATATTTTGATTGTTTCTGCAAGAGGATTATCTTCTACTTACGAAAATGAGGGTGGAATAATTATCAGTTATTAG
- the glmM gene encoding phosphoglucosamine mutase, with translation MGNYFGTDGVRGVYGENLTDRLAYKLGKSVGYILKDKEEKLFIIGRDTRESGKNLENSLAKGLLEMGFNVVSIGIAPTPTVAYLIKYFKAVGGAVISASHNPFKYNGIKIFNEDGFKLSDEIEYKVENILDDENFDFGEIQEGIFTEEKEAVSIYADYLKSRVDADFSNLKIAVDFGNGASYKIARKLFEELGMEVISLNTAPDGKNINLNCGSTNMEVIRKAVLENDVDMGFSFDGDADRCLAVDEKGNIMDGDHILAAMAKSYKEKDELTNNAVVGTVMSNIGLKKYLDSIDVDFVAAKVGDRFVLEQMLEHNYILGAEQSGHVIFLNDSTTGDGTFTALKICELVASSINKLSYFNELMVSYPQVLVNAKVKLENRNAYSQDKEIVAEINKIEEKFSGNGRVLIRPSGTEPLVRVMIEGENQEELEVEAKKLAKFIEERLG, from the coding sequence ATGGGTAATTATTTTGGAACAGATGGAGTGAGAGGAGTCTATGGAGAAAATTTAACTGATAGGCTGGCTTATAAACTTGGGAAATCTGTTGGGTATATTTTAAAAGATAAAGAGGAAAAATTATTTATAATAGGTAGAGATACTAGAGAAAGTGGAAAAAATCTTGAGAATAGTTTAGCTAAAGGTTTATTAGAAATGGGTTTTAATGTAGTTAGTATAGGAATTGCTCCAACACCTACAGTTGCCTATTTAATCAAGTATTTTAAAGCGGTTGGAGGAGCTGTTATTTCTGCTTCTCATAATCCTTTTAAATATAATGGAATTAAGATTTTTAACGAAGATGGTTTCAAACTTTCAGATGAAATTGAATATAAAGTTGAAAATATTTTAGATGATGAAAATTTTGATTTTGGAGAAATTCAAGAGGGTATTTTTACAGAAGAAAAAGAAGCTGTTTCTATCTATGCGGATTATTTGAAATCAAGAGTGGATGCTGATTTTTCAAACTTAAAAATAGCTGTAGACTTTGGAAATGGAGCAAGCTATAAAATTGCAAGAAAGTTATTTGAAGAGCTAGGAATGGAAGTTATTTCTTTAAATACTGCTCCTGATGGAAAGAATATTAACTTAAATTGTGGTAGTACTAATATGGAAGTAATAAGAAAAGCTGTTTTGGAAAATGATGTTGATATGGGATTTTCTTTTGATGGAGATGCTGATAGATGTTTAGCTGTTGATGAAAAAGGAAATATTATGGATGGAGATCATATTCTAGCTGCTATGGCTAAGTCATATAAAGAAAAAGATGAACTTACAAATAATGCTGTTGTAGGAACTGTTATGAGCAATATTGGACTAAAAAAATATTTAGACTCAATAGATGTTGATTTTGTTGCTGCAAAAGTTGGTGACAGATTTGTCCTTGAACAAATGCTTGAGCATAATTATATTTTAGGAGCTGAACAATCCGGACATGTGATTTTCTTAAATGACAGTACAACCGGCGATGGAACTTTTACAGCTCTTAAGATTTGTGAATTAGTTGCAAGTAGTATAAATAAATTGTCTTATTTTAATGAGCTTATGGTTTCATATCCACAAGTTTTAGTAAATGCAAAAGTTAAGCTTGAAAATAGGAATGCTTATTCACAAGATAAAGAAATAGTAGCTGAAATAAATAAAATTGAAGAAAAATTTTCAGGAAATGGAAGAGTTTTGATAAGACCTTCCGGAACAGAGCCTTTAGTTAGAGTTATGATTGAAGGAGAAAATCAAGAAGAATTGGAAGTAGAAGCTAAAAAACTTGCCAAATTTATTGAAGAGAGGTTAGGATAG
- a CDS encoding glycine--tRNA ligase: MKSEKSMEKVVSLCKSRGIIYPGSEIYGGLANTWDYGPLGVEFKNNVKKAWWQKFVQQSKYNVGLDSAILMNPEVWVASGHVGSFSDPLIDCKECKSRFRADKLIEDFYFENNLGDINVDGWENEKVEELMKEKNICCPNCKKQNFTGIRRFNLMFKTFQGVTEDSKSEIYLRPETAQGIFVNFKNIARTSRKKVPFGIAQVGKSFRNEITPGNFTFRTREFEQMELEFFCKPGEDLEWYEYWKNYSFNWLLSLGMNEETLRLRDHEKEELSFYSKATCDIEFLFPFGWGELWGIADRTDYDLSRHIEVSGEDLRYIDPVTNEKYIPYCIEPSLGADRVALAFLCNAYDEEEIGEGDVRTVLRLHPALAPFKAAILPLTKKLSEKSDEIYDELSKYFMIDTDVSGSIGKRYRRQDEIGTPFCITVDFDTLEDECVTVRFRDTMEQERIKISELKDFIEKSLEF, from the coding sequence ATGAAATCAGAAAAAAGTATGGAAAAAGTTGTTTCTTTATGTAAAAGTAGGGGAATAATTTATCCAGGGTCAGAAATTTACGGTGGACTTGCTAACACTTGGGATTATGGTCCTTTAGGAGTGGAATTTAAAAATAATGTAAAAAAAGCTTGGTGGCAAAAATTTGTTCAACAATCAAAATACAATGTTGGTCTTGATAGTGCAATTTTGATGAATCCGGAAGTTTGGGTTGCATCAGGTCATGTTGGAAGTTTTAGTGATCCTTTGATTGACTGCAAAGAATGTAAATCTCGTTTTAGAGCTGATAAACTCATTGAAGATTTTTATTTTGAAAATAATCTTGGGGATATAAATGTTGACGGTTGGGAAAACGAAAAAGTTGAAGAACTAATGAAAGAAAAAAATATTTGTTGTCCAAATTGTAAAAAACAAAATTTTACTGGTATTAGAAGATTTAATCTTATGTTTAAAACTTTTCAAGGTGTTACTGAAGATAGTAAATCTGAAATTTATTTAAGACCTGAAACTGCACAAGGTATTTTTGTTAATTTTAAAAATATCGCAAGAACTTCAAGAAAGAAAGTTCCTTTTGGTATTGCTCAAGTTGGGAAATCTTTTAGAAATGAAATTACTCCGGGTAATTTTACTTTTAGAACTCGTGAATTTGAACAAATGGAATTAGAATTTTTCTGCAAACCTGGAGAAGATTTAGAATGGTATGAATATTGGAAAAACTATTCTTTTAATTGGTTATTGTCTTTAGGAATGAATGAAGAAACTTTAAGACTTAGAGACCATGAAAAAGAAGAATTGAGTTTTTACAGCAAAGCTACTTGTGATATAGAATTTTTATTCCCATTTGGTTGGGGAGAACTTTGGGGAATTGCAGATAGAACAGATTATGACCTATCAAGGCATATTGAAGTTTCCGGAGAAGATTTAAGATATATTGACCCTGTTACAAATGAAAAATATATTCCATATTGTATTGAACCTTCACTTGGCGCTGATAGAGTTGCATTAGCTTTTCTATGTAATGCTTATGATGAGGAAGAAATAGGAGAAGGAGATGTTAGAACTGTTTTAAGACTTCATCCCGCTTTGGCTCCATTTAAGGCTGCAATTTTACCACTTACTAAAAAATTGTCAGAAAAATCTGATGAAATTTATGATGAACTTTCAAAATATTTTATGATAGATACAGATGTTTCAGGAAGTATTGGAAAAAGATACAGAAGACAAGATGAAATTGGAACTCCATTCTGTATAACTGTCGATTTTGATACTTTGGAAGATGAATGTGTAACTGTAAGATTTAGAGATACAATGGAACAAGAAAGAATTAAGATTTCGGAATTAAAAGATTTCATTGAAAAATCTTTAGAATTTTAG
- a CDS encoding L,D-transpeptidase family protein: MKKKFLSRIFLVLSLLMLNVLVLNKYTDKGIVVAEGFNGWKEEVNEKYFFQNGKKFTGEYQNKYFVDGKYANGVYNGILYKNGNVSTNVYLDGIFYASDGKPANGWHDDGKAWYFFKDGKKYTGKAVDGNGEMYFINGKYANTYVDGFFYKDGKLSNWWCDDGNAWYFFQNGKKHNGYGVDGNGKRYFVNGKYANGVYNGKLYKNGLESKGQTYVNGIFYDENIKPASGWYDDGTAWYFFKDGKKYTGKAVDGNGEMYFVKGKYANTYVDGIFYKDGKLANWWCDDGNDWYFFQKGKKHKGYGIDANGKRYFLNGKYANAYIDDIFYSEGKIANWWCDDGNDWYFFQKGIKHNGYGIDANGKRYFVNGKYANGVYNGKLYKNGLESKGQTYVNGIFYDENIKPASGWYDDGTAWYFFKDGKKYTGKAVDGNGEMYFVKGKYANTYIDGLFYREGKIANWWCDDGTAWYFFQKGKKYTGYGVDANGKRYFIKGKYANGIYNGKLYKNGLESKGRTYVNGIFYDENLSPANGWYDDGFTWYFFKDGKKYTGKAVDGNGEMYFIEGKYANAYIKGVFYGEGKIANGWYDDGYDWYFFVDGKKLTGFGVDGNGRRYFVKGKYANGYYNGKSYLDGEEVDLADSDWYVTDGVWKSKKTGRSCYVNGDFIVISLSDQKLWLVRDGRIISKIGIVSGKPSSPTVRGNFRVLSKEYSRILRGPGYASWVQYWMPFYGGYGIHDANWQPSSAFSNSSYYRWGGSHGCVNVHPSKMGYIYSNSYVGMRVIVY; encoded by the coding sequence TTACTTATGTTAAATGTATTAGTTTTAAATAAGTATACAGATAAAGGCATTGTCGTTGCAGAAGGCTTTAATGGATGGAAAGAAGAGGTTAATGAAAAGTATTTTTTCCAAAATGGTAAAAAATTTACAGGTGAATATCAAAATAAATATTTTGTAGATGGAAAATATGCTAATGGAGTATATAATGGCATCTTATATAAAAATGGAAATGTTTCAACAAATGTTTATTTAGATGGAATTTTTTATGCTTCTGATGGAAAACCTGCAAATGGTTGGCATGATGATGGGAAAGCATGGTATTTCTTTAAAGATGGTAAAAAATATACAGGAAAAGCTGTAGATGGAAACGGCGAGATGTATTTTATTAATGGGAAATATGCGAATACTTATGTGGATGGATTTTTTTATAAGGATGGAAAACTTTCTAATTGGTGGTGCGATGACGGAAATGCATGGTATTTCTTCCAAAACGGTAAAAAACATAATGGTTATGGTGTAGATGGAAACGGAAAAAGATATTTTGTAAACGGAAAATATGCTAATGGAGTATATAATGGAAAATTATATAAAAATGGTTTGGAGTCAAAAGGACAAACTTATGTAAATGGAATATTTTATGATGAAAATATAAAACCTGCAAGTGGTTGGTATGATGATGGAACTGCATGGTATTTCTTTAAAGATGGTAAAAAATATACAGGAAAAGCCGTAGATGGAAACGGTGAAATGTATTTTGTGAAAGGTAAATATGCGAATACTTATGTAGATGGAATTTTTTATAAGGATGGGAAGCTTGCTAATTGGTGGTGTGATGACGGAAATGATTGGTATTTCTTCCAAAAAGGTAAAAAACATAAGGGCTATGGAATAGATGCTAATGGAAAGAGATATTTTTTAAATGGAAAATATGCCAATGCTTATATAGATGATATATTTTATTCTGAAGGAAAAATTGCAAACTGGTGGTGTGATGATGGAAATGATTGGTATTTTTTCCAAAAAGGTATAAAGCATAATGGTTATGGAATAGATGCTAACGGAAAAAGATATTTTGTAAACGGAAAATATGCCAATGGAGTATATAATGGAAAATTATATAAAAATGGTTTGGAGTCAAAAGGACAAACTTATGTAAATGGAATATTTTATGATGAAAATATAAAACCTGCAAGTGGTTGGTATGATGATGGAACTGCATGGTATTTCTTTAAAGATGGTAAAAAATATACAGGAAAAGCCGTAGATGGAAACGGTGAAATGTATTTTGTGAAAGGTAAATATGCAAATACTTATATAGACGGACTTTTTTATAGAGAAGGTAAGATTGCCAATTGGTGGTGTGATGACGGAACTGCATGGTATTTTTTCCAAAAAGGTAAAAAGTATACAGGTTATGGTGTAGATGCAAATGGAAAAAGATATTTTATAAAAGGAAAATATGCCAATGGAATATATAATGGCAAATTATATAAAAATGGTTTGGAGTCAAAAGGAAGAACTTATGTAAATGGAATATTTTATGATGAAAATTTAAGTCCTGCAAATGGTTGGTATGATGATGGCTTTACGTGGTATTTCTTCAAAGATGGTAAAAAGTATACGGGAAAAGCTGTAGATGGCAATGGAGAGATGTATTTTATAGAAGGAAAGTATGCTAATGCTTATATTAAGGGTGTTTTCTATGGAGAAGGTAAGATTGCAAATGGTTGGTATGATGATGGATACGATTGGTACTTCTTTGTAGACGGGAAAAAACTTACAGGTTTTGGAGTAGATGGTAACGGAAGAAGATATTTTGTAAAGGGGAAATATGCTAATGGATATTACAATGGGAAATCTTATTTAGATGGAGAAGAAGTAGATTTAGCAGATTCTGATTGGTATGTTACAGATGGTGTTTGGAAATCTAAAAAAACAGGTAGAAGTTGTTATGTAAATGGCGACTTTATAGTTATAAGTTTAAGTGATCAAAAATTATGGCTTGTTAGGGATGGAAGAATAATTTCTAAAATCGGTATTGTAAGTGGGAAACCTTCAAGCCCTACTGTAAGAGGAAATTTCAGAGTGCTTTCAAAAGAATATTCAAGGATATTAAGAGGTCCGGGATATGCTTCATGGGTTCAATATTGGATGCCATTCTATGGCGGATATGGAATTCACGACGCAAATTGGCAACCATCTTCTGCTTTCTCAAATAGTAGTTACTATAGATGGGGAGGATCACATGGTTGCGTAAATGTTCATCCTAGTAAAATGGGATATATTTACAGTAATTCTTATGTTGGAATGAGAGTTATAGTTTATTAG